A window of Chromohalobacter canadensis genomic DNA:
TTAAATCCGCCGCGCCGCTGCTGTGCGCCGGTATCACCACCTATTCGCCGCTCAAGCATTACGGCGTCAAGCCGGGGCATAAGGTCGGCGTAATCGGTATGGGCGGTCTCGGCCATATGGGGGTCAAGCTGGCTCAAGCGCTGGGCGCTGAGGTCACGCTGTTCACGCGCTCCGAGAGCAAGGTCGCCGAGGCCAAGTCCAACGGCGCCGATCACGTGGTGGTCTCTACCGACGAGGAGCAGATGGCGGCGGTCACCGAGACCTTCGACTTCATGCTCGATACCGTGCCGAACGAGCACGACCTGAATCCGTACCTGCAAGCCTTGAAGTACGACGGCACGCACATTCTGGTCGGGCAGATGCAACCATTGGAGCCTGGCGTGGCGGGCGCCAACCTGATCTTCCGGCGCCGTGTGCTGGCCGGTTCACTGATCGGTGGGATTCCCGAGACGCAAGAGCTGCTGGATTTCTGCGCCGAGAAGGGCATCACCTGCGATGTCGAGATGATCGATATCCAGAACATTAATGAAGCCTGGGATCGCATGCAGAAAGGCGACGTGCGTTATCGCTTCGTCATCGACATGGCATCGATGCAGAACGGCTGAAAAAGTCGCGATAACTTACCAGTGATCGTGTCAGGCGCGGGCTATGCCCGCGCCTTTTAATTGTTGATGCCTCTTCCTCGCTCCAGCGTGGTGCTCAGTCTCGTAGACGCGTCAATCCTTCCTGGGCTACCGACGCCACCAAACGTCCCTTTCGATCATAGACGCTGCCGCGTGCGAACCCACGCGCCCCACCGGCCCACGGGCTTTCCATGTCATACAGCAGCCAGTCGTTGATGGTCACGTCGTTGTGGAACCACACGGCATGATCGAGACTCGCGATCTGCAGCCGGGGGTCACCGAAAAAGGTGTCGTGCGAGACGAGGCTGGTGGTCAGTAGATTGAAATCGGAGCTATAGGCAAGCAGGTAGCGATGCAGCGAGCCATCCTCGGGCAATTCGCCAGCGAGGCG
This region includes:
- a CDS encoding NAD(P)-dependent alcohol dehydrogenase, which encodes MPEATGYAMHSAESALEPFAFERRTPRPDDVAIEILYCGVCHSDLHFARDDWGMAQYPIVPGHEIVGRVTSVGSDVANFKEGDVVGVGCMVDSCRHCQACGDGLEQYCAEGFTMTYGSPDRHDGSLTQGGYSDRVTVSERFVLRMPEGIDLKSAAPLLCAGITTYSPLKHYGVKPGHKVGVIGMGGLGHMGVKLAQALGAEVTLFTRSESKVAEAKSNGADHVVVSTDEEQMAAVTETFDFMLDTVPNEHDLNPYLQALKYDGTHILVGQMQPLEPGVAGANLIFRRRVLAGSLIGGIPETQELLDFCAEKGITCDVEMIDIQNINEAWDRMQKGDVRYRFVIDMASMQNG